cccagcatttttTGCCAATAGCCTTGCTAGCAGCagttgatgggagttggagtccagcaaCATTATAACACaccctctaactgtcccaatttggcatggactgtcccaattaatccttttgAAATGTCTATCTTCATTCCTCTTTGTGTTTCTCTTCTCCCTCAACCCCAGTCCGACAGTTCCATGTGCTCCGCCAGCGCCTCTTACAGCAGCAAGAGGAGCACAATTGGGAAAAGTTCAATTCGCGCAAGTTGAAACCGGGAATGGCCCAACCAGAATTGGACAGCATCATGGGGGGCAACATCCGCCAACCTCTGGACCACTTCAACAAGCAAAACCGCATCACGTTCAACCAGGTAAGAAAGAACAACAGGGAGATGGTTGAGCGGTAAAGCCAGAGAGTGCCCATGTGTGCTTTTAGACTACATGGATGGATACACTCTTAAGGTGTTTAGGGGCTCACTAAACCCAATAGTTACACTGGCTTGGGTATTCACAAAGTTGTATTCTTGGCTGTAGTGGCTAGGAGATTTCAGGACCTGTTGAACTGATGACCTTTCACACTGTGCCGTTATTGcattttgatcccactttaactgatgTGGCTGCGTTCTATGGctatctgggatttgtagtttggggaggcattagagctctctgacagcgaattctgaatacctcatgaaactaccaatcccaggattgtgtgggatggagccatagtGTTATAGCAGCCTTGAATGGCAATAATTGTGGAGTGTGAAAGTTTGGAGGGTAAGTGTTGGTAATACATACCcatttggagggtatgataattctagctggtggattctggaagttgtagaccCAGCCACACTGAGTTGGATGTTCTGCGAGACAGAGTCCAAAAAAAGTTACAATTGCAAGCTCTGCTTCAATATGATGCCAAGTGGAAAGGGAGGGACAACAAAATAGCACAGAGAAGGAGATGTGCAAGGTGAAAAGTGAAATTGTGAGCAAAACTGGCACCTAGTAACTCATGCTCAATGATCATTAAtagattttgccatcttgaccgcactctgatgttgcttggccacatgtcccagtttgtctGGGCTGAACCCTATAAAGTGGAGGAGGTTCACATGATGAAATTACCTTTCATGTTCTCTTTGCCCCATATGGAGTGGGCACTTGGCATCACATTTGCACTTACTTGTTTTCCTTGTGTCATTACAATCCACAGCGATACTACATTAATTCTGATTTCTTCCGACCTGGTAATCCCGTCTTCCTCTACATCGGGGGTGAGGGTGAATTGTCCGGATTTGTTGCTATAATGGGTAGGTACTACCCCGCAAAACACAGATATCTTGCTCCAAAAAGTGGGAAGTGGGAGGGGAAGCCTTTCAGAAGATGCATTTGAACCAAGAGGACTCACCAAAGCTTAGGCATCCTACCTTGCTCCTGATGGGATGTAGGATGCGGATTTGTACAAGTCAGACCACAGGTTCATCTATCCCCTTGGGATTGTCAGCTGGGGTTCCCCGAGACTCCAGCAGCTtggctaaaaaaagaaaaagcttagccaaggcatttttaaagcaaTAGTACCATCATAGAACcatcatggctctatcctatggaatcctgggatttgtagtttgttgtgactttTTTGGGCTTCCAATTTCAGGACACCATGTGAACCTGGCCGAACAGTATGGTGCTCTCCTTGTGGCCTTGGAGCATCGTTTCTATGGCTCCAGCCTCAACCCTGATATGTTGGAGGACCGCAACTTGCCATACCTGAACAGCCAGCAAGCGTGAGttgatgcattaaaaaaacattttctgttgtGGTCAGAAGGGGAAATGGTCAAGCAGTGCCCTCTGTTCGAGGCACAAGGTGTCTCATTCCATTTCTGCTGTATGCTAGAaatctcataaaattacagtatcccaaagcagctttacaagaattttaaaagtttagctaagctcttattttgttgttgctgttgtgtgccttcaagtcgtttatgACTtttggcaacctatcatggggttttcttggcaagatttgttcagaggaggcttgttattgccttcccttgaggctgagagtgtgtggcttgcccagtggggtttatggctgaactgggaattgaatcctggtctaaTGTTAATTAGGCTGagcttagggtgtcacctggtgcaatatGCACTCCTCGCACCCCCCTATTGACGCCCCTGGGTTCCTGCCATACTTTTGTGGCTCTAAATGTCCAATGCCCTCTTTCCAGTGCACAATGTATCTAATTTTCCAACTGCTTAGCTTTGTTCTCAAATGCATGTTTTGTGTCGAACTGCATCCTATTTATTTTAAACCGTACTTTGCAACCTGATTTATGAAACCTTGTCTTTTTCTCCGTCTGCAGCTTGTCCGACCTTGTTTCCTTCCAACAGTTTATCACTCAGAAGTACAAACTGACGCAAAACAACACCTGGATTTGCTTTGGAGGATCGTACCCTGGCTCTTTGGCAGCCTGGTTCCGACTCAAGGTAAGACCACAGTGATAAAAATAGGCTGGCAGCCCAATGCCTTGCCATTATTTGAGAAATATAGTCCTGTATCATTTtgtatgactctggaaaccaggattcaaatctctgctaaACCATGGAAAGCAACTGGATgaccaccttgggcaagtcactctctctcagcctcagaggaaggcaagtgcCCTCTGGacaaatttggccaagaagaCTCTATGATAAGTTTAAATTTACCATCACCATTAACCAgaaatgacataaaggcacaatacaacaacaatgataatgtTTCAGATATATATTGCATCGCAGTCTTAGATATCTTGCTTTAGAAACCCACAGCTGATTTAAGGCTAGAAAAGCAGTAACCCTTTTGAGGAAAGGTGTCACACACAGAGGCACTTGATACCTTTTTACATCAGTGCAAGCCACTGTAATGTCAGCTGAAATACgcttggccctctgtatccactgagtctttgtccacggattcaaccatccacgacttgaaagcatttaaaatatatatagaatccaaatagcaaactttgattttgccattttatacaagggacatcattttaccatgccactgtatttaatgggcatccacaggttttggtatccatggcggttcctggaaccaaagccagGGAAATACCAAGGACCTACTATATATTATTGAAAGCAAGTGGGAGTACCAGAGTAACTCATGGACCACTTGCTCATCCCTTCCCAAGGATCAACCTTCCTTAAGCCAATATCCTCTAGATAGGGTAGATAAAGtctcctatcatccccagccagagAAAAGCTATATTGGATGATCAGGGAGAGGAGGAATCCCATTCCTTCCTTgattacattttcttcttttcctttctttctattccaGTTTCCCCATTTGGTCTTTGGCGCCATTGCATCTTCAGCCCCTGTCCGAGCGCAAGTGGATTTCTCAGGTTACGAGAAGGTGAGGACTTGCTGAGGAATCAAATGACTGTGTGTATATTTCCATATATTAATCACATACATCTTTGACTATCTTTCCACCAGAGTTCCAACAGATACACCAAACTTTACATTACCCCCTATTGGACATTAAAATCTATGGCATCTATTTCTAATATATAGTTTTGATACCTATAGCATTTTTTCTTTGGTTCTTTTAACTCGTATTTCTTTTCATATCCTTGTTTTATGGTTTTAGTGCATCCTTCATAGGTCCTAACCTTCCTCCATTCTATTCCAGGTTGTTGCGGAAAGTCTGTCCAATCCAGTGATTGGTGGTTCCAAACAGGTTAGTTTTTCAATTTAACAAAAATGAACACCCATTTGGCTGTTGCAGTGAGTTTCCTGAAGGCTTGGTGTGTTAGCAGCCACACCCTTGGCATAGAGGGTGGCATAGATGTTAGAGTGTATGCAATGCCTTTCTTGTGGATTTGGGATATCTTGGCTCATGTTGCCTAATGCCCTGGACATCCTCCTCTCTCTGCTAAGAAATGGAAGCCAGATCCTTGACATGACTTTTGGTTTGGTTCTTCTCCTTTTAGTGCCTTGATGCCGTAGCCGAGGGCTTCGCCGCTGTGGAGAAGCTGGTACTTGCTGGGCAGTTGCAGAAGCTAGAAAAAGATTTCCAATCCTGTACCCATGTACAAGGCCACAGTGACAGCATTGAGCTGCTCAGCAACATGGCTGACGTCTTAATGTTCATTGTGCAGTACAACAACGAAGGAGAAAATATGGCCAACGTGAACAGCCTGTGCAAAACGATGACCGACCCGAACATTGGATCTGCCTACGAGAGACTTACCGTAGCCAATCTCGTAAGTCAACCTTGCATTTGTGTGCTAGCCTGGTCACCACCGGTGGCTGGAAACTCCACATAGGTGACTGAGTGGCCTGGTGCCGGAGGAAAGGCTGGCTTTATCATTCCTCTATGTGCAGGATATATAGAAAGCAAGCAGGCTGTGAAAGGAACAAACTCTCCAGTTCCCCACTGCCAGAGCCCAGtaaactacaggttgagtctcccttatccagaattccaaaatctatttttcatgggtatgcaaaggtatcttgcagCACTggtgagactaacagaaagacagaaatagggagcatgagctttcatagacttgaacctacttcctcaggtgcatttggagaatggctgagatagtaacatgGTTGTGAAGTCGatagctttcatggccagcttccatagttttgttgtgggtttttcagcttatgtggccatgttctagaagagtttattcctgacgcttcgccggcatctgtggctggcatcttcagagaatgatgctggcgaaacgtcaggaataaactcttctagaacatggccacatagcctgaaagcccCACAACAAAACGACAGTAACACTTTTGGTTGCACAGGAGAAGGCAGCCCTGTAGGTAAcctagacccaaaccatgtagggctttaatggCAATGACTGACCCTTTGTACCTTGctcagaaacacacatacaccccccctttgagaaatatatacagtaaatataaatatgaatgtTAATAgtcttttttcatttattttttattaaaaaattcaaTGCAATAAAAAGCAAGTATTAAGCATCCACTTAATTTACATTCACATTTTTCTGAGACAATAGCAGGACAAATATGTCGCTATGATGTCGCCTTGAGCaactgtattgggagaaaggccacaatGCAAGAAAAGTGTTCAGTTTTCAGCAAATGAAGTAAACTTAAGACAAagcaagaaagaaggagaagggaagaaaaatgttaaaagcatTTGAGATATTgagaagacagaggattaattggcaATGCCAAACGGAGACAGTTGGGGGATATGGAAATGTTAAATCTCACTGAAAGTCTCTGCAAGACGCCACATACTCTATTTCTTGGGCAGCAAAGATGGGCTGATTTGTGGTTCTTTTTACATTCAACAGAAGGCTCTGAAAAGCATTGGACTTCCATGCGTGCACAGCTCACATACTGAATTCATACAGCTACTACGTGACACCAAGGTGACAAAAGACTCTTTTATGAGGCCATGGATCTTTCAGACATGCACAGAGTTTGGCTATTGTAAGTGGAAATACAATTCAGTCTTGCTAAAGATGTGAATAACATCAAATCTTGTTGGGGGCTTTCGCTCCCATTATTGTCCAGCCTTCCTAACAAAAAGAATATCGATACCAGGCTTTCCTGGTTGCATTGCATACCTTTCAGCATTTTACAGATATACCTAAACTACATCAAGAGTATAATCTTGATAGCAAAGTTATTCCTGAGGGAGAACAGATTTACTAGAAGAGGCCAGAGCCTATAGGCAAGGGCGAGAGtctgcccccttttctcccctctcttgggctaactgaatgcaaactccctttgcactttgaactcagtttgcagcaattgaactaagccaaggtgggaggaggagagggaaactgggacatttaaataACCAACAGTTTCAAAAGTGTGGTGGTAGAGGAGTAATTGAGACTGTCTCTTCCAAATCAAGATAGTTGGGGGGCTATGATTGATACCGTTGATTCTGCATGACCCCAATCCTGTTCTTCCTACTCCAGTCATGACCTGTGAGGATCCTATctgccccttttccaaactggtgGACCTGAAGTTTCAGATGGATGTTTGCAAGGAGGCCTTCAACATATCCTCCCGCAGTGCCCAGGACGCGGTGTCTTTCACCAATGAATACTACGGGGCTGACCACCCCAAAGCCACCCGTGTTCTTTTCGTGAATGGTATggattattattatcttttaatttttattaaacatacaaaCCCAAACACATATAAAGCCCATGTccgtatgtgaagtcgaaggctttcatggttggcatctattgttttttgtgggtttttcgggctatgtggccatgttctataagagtttcgccattctctgaagatgccagccacagatgctggtgaaacatcaggaataaactcttctaaaacatggccacatagccctaaaaacccacaaaaaacccatgtACGTGCTTTCAAGCCAGTACTGACATTCAATCTACATGTTACCCATTCCAAAACCAAGTCATCACCCACCCCAATGACAGTAACACAAGAACAGAGCCCCAGTACAATCCTAATGTATGGATCCAATGTCTTACAGACTCACAATTTAGTATATTGATACCATATCTTACAAACCCAAACTGTATTTTATACAAAAGCAACAGCATTTGCTGTTACAATTTCTCAACAAAGAAATTTCTTTGGCGTAATATACATATTGAGTTTGTAAGATATGAAATCAATATACTAAATTGTGAGTCTGCAAGACATTGTATTAATACACTAGAATGGTATTGGTATTATTTATTGGTGCCCTGTTCTTCTGTTACTTGCTACCCATCCCTCCATTAGATCTTCTGAGAGTTGCCTTTCCCATTGGATCAGATGTGGTGAttgttttacctttttaaaaccCTTTCTGCCCTCTTTCCTCAGGTGATGTTGATCCTTGGCATTCACTGAGCGTCCTCGAGGACCAGTCTTCCTCCGAGAGGGCCATTTTGATCAATGGCACTGCCCACTGTGCCGATATGAACATGCCTTCAAACACAGACCCATTGCCTCTGGTCGAAGCCAGGAAGGTAAGGAAGGGGGCCAATGATTATCCATAACATTGATGGTATtatttagataagggagactcaacctatatatgcaaatattccaatatcTGAAAAATCtcaaatgcttctggtcccattttggataaggaatctTTAACCTGAACTTTGCATTGTGGTTGTACACATTGTGCATTGTGTGCATCCAGTCATAGACATGTGTTGCACGGGAGCTAAGTAGTGCTTGCATAGCGTATTTCCACATGGCTGAGGAGCTATTGGATTGCAGGCTCTTTCAAACAGGTAAAACATGGGACcaaccttcttctctttccccaccCAGAAAATCAACGCTCAGGTTGGTGAATGGCTGAAACTGGCAAAGGAGATGCAACAGGACAGCTGAACGGTCAGATGAGCGGGAAAATATATTTAGTCTTCTGGAGACGATCATTGGAGAAAATCTGCCTAGACTCACTCCTTGGAGGTTGTCAGAAAAAACTTGTTTGACTCTAAATGCCACAGTgattctgttattttttaaatgcacgCTTCAGAACTTAACTTGCGTTCTTTCAGAACTGAGTATTCTATTACTGTGATAAgtacttttaactttttttacaCTTGAAAATGCCTTTGCGTCACCTCGGAGCTGACTCCCCTACCCATAATCGATcgtgtttttgtaaaaaaattaaataaatttaaaaa
Above is a window of Sceloporus undulatus isolate JIND9_A2432 ecotype Alabama unplaced genomic scaffold, SceUnd_v1.1 scaffold_24, whole genome shotgun sequence DNA encoding:
- the LOC121917590 gene encoding thymus-specific serine protease-like translates to MAFSGRLFGGLSLLLVMLSLAQAVRQFHVLRQRLLQQQEEHNWEKFNSRKLKPGMAQPELDSIMGGNIRQPLDHFNKQNRITFNQRYYINSDFFRPGNPVFLYIGGEGELSGFVAIMGHHVNLAEQYGALLVALEHRFYGSSLNPDMLEDRNLPYLNSQQALSDLVSFQQFITQKYKLTQNNTWICFGGSYPGSLAAWFRLKFPHLVFGAIASSAPVRAQVDFSGYEKVVAESLSNPVIGGSKQCLDAVAEGFAAVEKLVLAGQLQKLEKDFQSCTHVQGHSDSIELLSNMADVLMFIVQYNNEGENMANVNSLCKTMTDPNIGSAYERLTVANLKALKSIGLPCVHSSHTEFIQLLRDTKVTKDSFMRPWIFQTCTEFGYFMTCEDPICPFSKLVDLKFQMDVCKEAFNISSRSAQDAVSFTNEYYGADHPKATRVLFVNGDVDPWHSLSVLEDQSSSERAILINGTAHCADMNMPSNTDPLPLVEARKKINAQVGEWLKLAKEMQQDS